TAATTTCCAGATTCTGAAAACTCCCGCAGCTGCTTGATTATCCCGACATAATCAGGAGCGGAGAGTACCGTTCCTACCTGTTCAGAGTTGGCGGCACGTCCACTTGTATAGGCTGTATTTTCGAAAAACTGAGGACTTTGCCGTTCCAGAAGCTCTGCGTAGGCTTTGGTTTTATCCTGTAAACGATTTGGGTTTTCGGCCCCTATAGGCAGGATGTATTCATTATCGTTTTTCCGGAAGAATATTTTTTCCTTTACTCCTGGATACTCTTCCAGAAGCACATGTGCATTTGCTCCACCGATGCTAAAGCTGCTGACTCCGGCTCTTTTGGGTTGATTTCCGGTTTCAGGCCATGGAGTGTTGGTCCGGGGTAGCGAAAATGATGATTTAAATTTTTCCAGACGGCGGTTTAGTTTCTTGAAGGCGAATTGGGCAGGAATTTCTCCATGCTGCATGCAGAGAACTGTCTTAATCAGTCCGGCTACGCCAGCCGCAGATTCCGCATGGCCGATGCATGGTTTTACAGATCCTAGAATTACCGGTTGCTGGCGCTGACAATGCAGGTATACCTTTGAAATAGCTTCAACTTCAATGGGATCACCAAGTGGAGTCCCGGTGCCGTGTGTCTCAAGGTACTGAATCTGTTCCTGTTTCAGACCTGCGCTGTCCAATGCCTGTTGCAGAAGTTTTTGCTGTGCATCCCCGTTTGGAGCCGTGATACCGTTGCTTCGTCCATCATGATTGGCTGCTGTTCCCGATATTACGGCCTGAATGGGATCTCCGTCTTTAATTGCTTTATCTAATGGCTTCAGTGCTATAACCCCGAGCCCTTCTGATCTGATATAACCGTCTGCAGAATCATCAAAAGTTTTGCATCGTGCATCGCGGGCCATAAGTCCTGCTTGGGAGCAGAGAATATGCATTTCCGGGGAGAGTATAACGTTAACTCCTCCGGCCAGAGCAATATCACATTCCTTTGCGGACAGAGATTTAACAGCCATATGAATCGCAGAAAGGGAGGCTGAAGATGCCGTATCTATGGTCATGCTGGGACCGGTCAGGTCAAGATGATAGGAAATTCTATGGGCGGCCATGCTGCCGAACATCCCGGTGGCTGAATGCATATCCAGATCCTGGCGATAATGTTTTACCCGGCCTGCGTAATCGGTATTGAAAATCCCCATGAAAACACCGGTGTTGGATTTCGCAAGACTGCGCGGGGCCATGCCAGCATGTTCAAGGGCTCTCCATGCCGCTTGCAGCAGCAGACGGTGCTGCGGGTCCATAACTATTGCTTCTCGTGGGGAAATACCGAATAACTCTGCATCGAAGGATTCTATATCATCTATAAATCCGCCTTCGTTTACGTAGCTTTTACCTTTCTCGGAATCCGGAGAATAAAATAGATTTTTGTTCCAACGGTTATCCGGAATGATGCTCAGTCCGTTGTTTCCGCTGTTCATCAGGTCCCAGTACTTTTCGAGTGAATCGCCGCAACCGGGAAATGAGCATGACATACCGATAATAGCGATACGCCCGTCCGACTGGTTGCTTTGGGGCTGCTTCTCCGTTGCAGGAAATTGGTTTTTTCGTTCTAAAACAAGTCTGGAGAAGTCTTGAATGGTAGGGTGTGAGAAAATATCGGCAGTAGTTATTTCAACTGAAAATTTCTGTGAGGTCATGGCGGCAAGATTGGATAATTCAAGTGACGAAAAGCCCTGATCAGCCAGAGGAGTATGAGGGCAGATAGTTCCCGAAGTTTGTTTTTGCGTCTGTTTGAGTAGCCAGTCGGAAACGGTTTCGTAATTATGTCCATCTAATTCATGTATATTAAGCATGCTGGGTACCTGAATAAGTATATCCCCGCTTGCGCGGGGATATTGGTTTTAAGGTTTGGCTGTGAAGCTGACTGTTGCACACGAAAACACTTTTCCGCATTTTTTAGCCAGTTCGGATAGGGGGCCTTTGGGTGAGGTATCCTGTACAATGTAGACGTTAGCTACCCAGTGACCTGCGGTTGGAATTCGGAATTCAGCCTTCCCATTCATGATATATGCTGAAAGGAAAAAACCGTCCGGTCCACCAAAGGTGTCACTGGTGAGGGTCATGTAGTTGATTGTGTTGCTGTCAGTGTTGACTGGTTTTCCCATGAAAGAGACATCAAAGGGTACCATCTCACCCTTGCGCACATTAGAGAGGTTTCTTTCAGGGATGATCTCCAGATCAAATCCGGACGGTTTGGGCTTGGTCCATTTTCCAATGCTGTAGAATGCTTTTGCGTTCATGGAATAGCGCAGGCTTTCCAGCACTTCTCCTGCGTCTTTGATTTGATCCATGGGTTTTGCCGCCATGCGCATTTTTCCGGTTTTATCCTTGTAGCGGGTAAAGAAACCGACCTTACTGGTCGCGGATACCTGATAGGTGCCTTGGGGGGAGTCCTTTTTCAGAACAATTTTTCTAACTCCGATATCACCTGTGACGATGTCCGCATATGTAGTTTCAGTTGCGGTCTTTACAGATGATTTCGGAATGGGAAGTTTTACTTCGGTTCCATCCGGAGCAGTAAGGTAATATCTGTCAATATTGACCGAAGCAGTAGGCGAGGACAGCAGGTCATCGATGGGAGAAAAATGTCCCCAGCCGATACTTGTGAGCACATGTCCCGGTTCGTGCAGGTTAGATTCAAACAGGTTTACCCATAAGGAATGAGCGTGGGCGGCGTGTGCAGGAAGCACTAGCGCACATAAACAAATGGTCATGGTGTAGAATATTTTTTTTAACAAGACGATTTCTCCTAAGATTAGTAATTACTGAAATTATATTCCGTCTTCTCTAACTTGATGTCCCGGTCCGGCGTCGAGCTCTACTTCATAGGGCTCAGGGGGGCGCGTAAATGTACAGGTCCCCAGTTCATCTGTTTCACCCTGCCAGATCAAAGAATTGTCTTTGGCTCTGTAGATTTTTACAGGGGTTTTGACAGCCATTTCACCTGTGGAGTACATCCCCTCAAGCTCAATTTTGTTGTCGTCGATGTCGGTCAGGGACATAAACAGCGAATGTGCGTAGGCTTGCGAACTCAACAACAGAATAGACAGTCCTACGAGAATGCTTTTAATTTTCATTTTCAATCCTTTAATTAAAATATAAAGCGACAAATTTTACTTATGCAAAGATATGTTTATGGTAATTACATAAGTGATTTCTAACATCTGCTGATTATTTTTTTTCAACTTGAGAATTGTTTAGTTTTTGTAAGGAAATATGGAGTTTTGAAGGATCTTTTACTGTAAAATTAGGTTGCTAGTTTACATTCTGGATGGAGCGTATTTGTGTTTTGCGCTTCAGGGTTGGTGACTACTAACTACCGGATTCTCATAGAAGAATCCGGTAGTTAAGGGTGATTTTACCTGTAGGGTAATATTCCGGCTTAATTTATTCTACGCTTTCCATTTGAGCCGTCTCAATATCGAGCAGAATTTCCAGATAGCCTGAAGCGCGTTTTTTGAAGTTGCCGTCAATGATCTGATTCAGTTCCTGCTTGGCTTTTTGCCAGTCTTTTAATTCCCACGCGCAAAGAGCTATATAGAATCTTGCTTCTCCCGCATCCTTTGTTCCCAGCGCAGGTTGCAAAGCGTCGCGAGCTTCATTAAAGCGTCTGGCTTTAAATAGGAGTTGCCCCTTCTTGAGGCTTGTTGATGTGTTTTTGGAATAGTGATCCATGTAGTTCACCGCCTTATTTATTCGACCGGCGGACGCATATAAAGCCGCAATATTGAGTGCCTGTTCTGTGTTGATAGCCGTCCCGTAGGCTCGCTCCAATGTCGCCGCAGCTAAAAGGGGGGCTTCCGTGTATCTGTATATAGAGGACAGGTTTTCCAATTCCTGCTGCGAAGGAAGTTCCAGGCGATAGGCGATTTCAAGTGCTGCTGCCGTTTTTGCGAGCTGTTCCTTGTTCATATGAAGTTTGGCAAGAAGCTTCCAATAAGCCGAGTCCTCAGGAGCTTGCTCCAGGTATCTGAGCAGCATGGATTTTGCTTTCTCCGGCTGTCCATTTTCGAGAAGTGCATGAACAGCGAGAGATATCCATTCCTTATCGGGATTTTTTGTCTGGGCGATGAGTTTTTGCAGAACCTTGACCGAAGATTTGAAGTTGTCTCCTTTGTAGTACATTGATCCCGCCTGAAACAAAGTTCTGGGATCAGCTGGTTTTTGCAGGGCATAGGTCTTCTCCAGAAATCTGCCCGCCTCGTTGTAGCGCTCCAGTTTGTAAGCAGTGACTGCGGTATTACGGCAGAGGTGGACGTTGTCGGGGTGGAGACCGAAGCCTTCCTTGAAGGTGTCATATGCTGATTTATCATCTCCTGTCTGCAGGTATGCTCCGCCAAGTACAAGAAAGATTTGAGCATCCACAGGCTCAGTGGTGGAGTCCATGTGTGTTTTTATCAGAGTTGCAGCTTCTGCATATTTTTCGTCATCCAACAGTAGTTGAGCCTTGTAAAGGTTTTGACGTGCTTGAGGAGAGAGTTTGGCAAAGCCGGTACCGACAAAACAGAATATCGCCAGCAGCAGAATTGAAAAAATGGATATGCTTTTCATCGTGTCAGCTCGAATTTGAATGGAAGCAGGACCCATGTGTCCACATCTTCGCCATGATATTTTCCGGGTCTGAATCTCCAGCGCCTTGCAGCCTTGAGAGCTGCCTGCTCAAAAATACCGGACGGGCTGGCTGAATAGACGGAAAGGTTTACAGGATTTCCTTTGCTCGTAACCAACATGCGCACTATGACTTCTCCTTCAATTCTTTTACGCTTTGCTCCATAGGGATACTCTGGAGGGTAATTTCGAGTAATCTGCGGCATTTCATCCACTTCATCCATTTCAAAGCCGATTCCGCCCAATTCCATGCGGGGAATGGAAATTCCACCTTTCAGGCCGGGGTGCATGTCGGCCTTGAAATTTGGAGTGTTAATATTCATTATGGGTTTAATATTTTTTGGACGGCTGGTCTTCGATGAGAATGTCTTATTTATCTGCTTTGGTGGCTTAGGATCGTCCAGCTTTTTGCGTTCAAGCGGTTCCACCGGTTCTTCTTTTTGCTCTTGCGCAATACGGATTGCTCCATCAACAACCGGATTAACGGATGGTTTTTCCGCAGTGTTGAGTAGAACCACTCCGATATATATCAGCCCCGCAATCATGACCGAGCCAAGGCAGGCTGCAACAAAGTCCCCAGTCCCTCTTGTGTGCCGGAGCATTATTTTTTCCTCGCCGCGAGACTGATGTTCTGCACTCCGGCAAGGCGGCATTGATCAAGAACCTGCACCGCGGCTCCGGTCATGCTGTCTTTGTCTGCGACAATTACAACTGCCCCTTCAGGTGTTTCTGCAAGAAAACGTTCCATATAAGCGCGAACCGAGCGGATATCTAATGGCCTTCCTTCAATGAAAATCTGTCCCTCCGCAGTCAGGCCCAAAATGACATTGGCCTTTTCCTTGGTTTCCGCGCTTTGCGCAGAAGGACGCTGCACATCAACTCCTGCTTCGCGTACGAAGCTCGTGGTGACAATGAAGAAAATGAGTAAAATGAAAACCATATCAATGAGGGGAGTCATATTGATTTCACTGCCTCCGCCCCGTCTTGTGCGTGAATGACGGATATTTCTCATCTGGCTATCCTTTCTGAGTACTCAGGCTATCGGTCTGTTCTTGAAGGCAAATGCAAAATAGTTCCATGCGGGATTTCAGCTTTTCTCCCTTGCGCAGAAGGATTCCTCCGAGGATTAGGCCCGGAACAGCGGCCACCAGACCGCTTTGAGTGGTAATCAGAGCTTCGGATATACCCGAAGCCAGCGCGCGAGCGTTACCGGTCCCGAACTGGGCGATTACATCAAAGGTTGAAATCATACCGGTTACTGTTCCAAGAAGGCCCAGCAGCGGGGCCGCAGCTGCGAGAATCAGAATTGTTCCGATGTTGCACATGGTGCTGAATTCATGGCGTACGCGTATTGATTTCAGCAATTCCCTGTTTAAATCAGGATCATTACCATTCGCATCCATATGTTCCGAGAGGATATCGAATTGCCATACAGGGAGCTTCATTTTGCAAGATTCCGGTTCACGCTTGTACATTTTCAGGCAGTTAGCCGGAGATTGCTCCTTGCTGCTTTCTCGGAAAAAACGAAGACTCTTGTAAATGGCTAAAGTCCACATGATGAGTGAGAGGATCAATAGCGCAATCATAATGTCGCCGCCGGCCTGAAAATGTTCAGTCAGGAGTTCCACAAAGTTATACTGTTGCATGTTGCTCGTCCCTGCTTTTAAGCTTGCCTTTTTTCATCAGGGCAACAGCGAATCCTGATCCTTTTTCTTCCATGTCACTAATTATCTTATCCACACGGCGATCCAGAATATGATGCAGAATCATGATCGGGACAGCCACAGCCAGCCCTAGCTGAGTGGTGACCAGTGCTTCGGATATCCCGCCGGACATCATCCGGGGGTCCCCTGTTCCGTAAAGGGTTATGATCTGGAAAGTGCTGATCATACCGGTAACTGTACCCAGAAGACCCAGCAGCGGGGCAACCGCAGCCAGAACGTTCAGCGTGGGCAGGGAGCGTTCCAGAATTGGGAGTTCCTTAAGCAGACCTTCCTGAAATGCGTTTTCAATAATTTCCCGTGCCTGTCCCATATAATTCAGGGTATGTCCGATGATCCGGCAGGTGGGGTACTGAGATTGCTCATTGCAGAAAGTGCGGCATTGCTCCCATTCATCATTGGCAATCATTTTCAGGATTTTTCCCATGTTGCGGTCCGAGTTGCTGCGGATTCTGCTGAGGGTGTAGAATCGTTCGATAACCAGTATGAAAGCTGCAATTCCAACTATTATTATGGGCCAGACCAGTAGTCCCCCGGCACTCAGCCATTCCTGTACACTTTTCTGTTGCTGTGCAAGTCGGGCAAATGAGGCTCCGTTTGAGATATCTACAGGAAAAGCAACACCATTGTTATCGAGAAAACTGTTCATGGTTTTGGAGAGTGACCAACCCGGATCACCCTTGACAGCTATGAGCTTATCGCCTCCGGGGGAAGGGCGCAGAAAGCCTAATGTTCCATCGGGCTGACGGTAGGCGGAGGTGAATGAGCCGATGCGGAGTACTTCACCTGTTTTTTCAGTTCCGTCAGCTCCGGTGAATTGACCTTTACGGCGGTCAATTTCACCGGATGCAGCCATTTCATCCATAAACAGGTTCAGCAGATTTTGGATACCGCTTAATCCGGCAAAGGTGTTAGCTTTCAAAACCTCTGTTAAAATGATTGATCTTTCCGGGTGTTCAGGAGTGGTCAGACTTTCATGAAAATAATCTCGTGCCTGTTTGGCTGACGTGCGAATCGTTCCATCAATGGTTTGAATTTCCTGAGCCTGCTCAGCTAATTCTTTGGTGAGCTGTTTTTCCTGATTAAGCAGTTCTCCATACATGGCTTTGAGTGAATCGAATTTATTTCGCATGGAGTTAATACTCTTTTCGAGTTGTTGCTTTTCAGCATTAAGCTCGCTTCGCTCTTTTGTAATGAGGGCTTTGGTTGTTTTGGCGTTTTGTTTGGCTTCAGTCACAATGCTGCCGACGGCTTTGGCGGTGTCCGCCCAGCTTTGAGCTCCTGCACTGAAAGGAAAAGATAAGCAAAGTAAAAGACAATATATGACTATTTTCATTTCGCCACTCCCAGCGGAAGTTCCAATAATTCAACAGCGCGCTTTCGTTCCGCCATGTCTTTAGCGCGATGCAGGGTCAAAGCATATGCAGGGGCCAGAGTTTTCCAGCTGTTCGAATTTTTATCCCAGATTCCTACCTCTGAACCGTCAGTTGTTTGA
Above is a genomic segment from Maridesulfovibrio sp. containing:
- a CDS encoding MotA/TolQ/ExbB proton channel family protein; the protein is MKIVIYCLLLCLSFPFSAGAQSWADTAKAVGSIVTEAKQNAKTTKALITKERSELNAEKQQLEKSINSMRNKFDSLKAMYGELLNQEKQLTKELAEQAQEIQTIDGTIRTSAKQARDYFHESLTTPEHPERSIILTEVLKANTFAGLSGIQNLLNLFMDEMAASGEIDRRKGQFTGADGTEKTGEVLRIGSFTSAYRQPDGTLGFLRPSPGGDKLIAVKGDPGWSLSKTMNSFLDNNGVAFPVDISNGASFARLAQQQKSVQEWLSAGGLLVWPIIIVGIAAFILVIERFYTLSRIRSNSDRNMGKILKMIANDEWEQCRTFCNEQSQYPTCRIIGHTLNYMGQAREIIENAFQEGLLKELPILERSLPTLNVLAAVAPLLGLLGTVTGMISTFQIITLYGTGDPRMMSGGISEALVTTQLGLAVAVPIMILHHILDRRVDKIISDMEEKGSGFAVALMKKGKLKSRDEQHATV
- a CDS encoding DUF4198 domain-containing protein is translated as MLKKIFYTMTICLCALVLPAHAAHAHSLWVNLFESNLHEPGHVLTSIGWGHFSPIDDLLSSPTASVNIDRYYLTAPDGTEVKLPIPKSSVKTATETTYADIVTGDIGVRKIVLKKDSPQGTYQVSATSKVGFFTRYKDKTGKMRMAAKPMDQIKDAGEVLESLRYSMNAKAFYSIGKWTKPKPSGFDLEIIPERNLSNVRKGEMVPFDVSFMGKPVNTDSNTINYMTLTSDTFGGPDGFFLSAYIMNGKAEFRIPTAGHWVANVYIVQDTSPKGPLSELAKKCGKVFSCATVSFTAKP
- a CDS encoding tetratricopeptide repeat protein translates to MKSISIFSILLLAIFCFVGTGFAKLSPQARQNLYKAQLLLDDEKYAEAATLIKTHMDSTTEPVDAQIFLVLGGAYLQTGDDKSAYDTFKEGFGLHPDNVHLCRNTAVTAYKLERYNEAGRFLEKTYALQKPADPRTLFQAGSMYYKGDNFKSSVKVLQKLIAQTKNPDKEWISLAVHALLENGQPEKAKSMLLRYLEQAPEDSAYWKLLAKLHMNKEQLAKTAAALEIAYRLELPSQQELENLSSIYRYTEAPLLAAATLERAYGTAINTEQALNIAALYASAGRINKAVNYMDHYSKNTSTSLKKGQLLFKARRFNEARDALQPALGTKDAGEARFYIALCAWELKDWQKAKQELNQIIDGNFKKRASGYLEILLDIETAQMESVE
- a CDS encoding MotA/TolQ/ExbB proton channel family protein; this translates as MQQYNFVELLTEHFQAGGDIMIALLILSLIMWTLAIYKSLRFFRESSKEQSPANCLKMYKREPESCKMKLPVWQFDILSEHMDANGNDPDLNRELLKSIRVRHEFSTMCNIGTILILAAAAPLLGLLGTVTGMISTFDVIAQFGTGNARALASGISEALITTQSGLVAAVPGLILGGILLRKGEKLKSRMELFCICLQEQTDSLSTQKG
- a CDS encoding biopolymer transporter ExbD — protein: MRNIRHSRTRRGGGSEINMTPLIDMVFILLIFFIVTTSFVREAGVDVQRPSAQSAETKEKANVILGLTAEGQIFIEGRPLDIRSVRAYMERFLAETPEGAVVIVADKDSMTGAAVQVLDQCRLAGVQNISLAARKK
- a CDS encoding energy transducer TonB, whose protein sequence is MLRHTRGTGDFVAACLGSVMIAGLIYIGVVLLNTAEKPSVNPVVDGAIRIAQEQKEEPVEPLERKKLDDPKPPKQINKTFSSKTSRPKNIKPIMNINTPNFKADMHPGLKGGISIPRMELGGIGFEMDEVDEMPQITRNYPPEYPYGAKRKRIEGEVIVRMLVTSKGNPVNLSVYSASPSGIFEQAALKAARRWRFRPGKYHGEDVDTWVLLPFKFELTR